A genomic window from Purpureocillium takamizusanense chromosome 2, complete sequence includes:
- a CDS encoding uncharacterized protein (COG:B~EggNog:ENOG503NY4J), translating to MSNRSNPSPPPPQQQQRDAGGPPVTPAGPASSYTTTSMDDDAEQQPGGVGIKGGGGGNGGVRVSLACLPCRSRHVRCDAAQPVCERCTVEGRECRYAKSRRGGLDRAALAARRSRVEQAQAAAAAGSPNNLDAVPRSGGDEGLTLDMPPIQSVQAPHQQQQQQQQQQHHHHQHFGGMGTLFTPPAEPHPSDTSPPTMLGQPPPLSVANDSLIHLYYKCFHRFHPCVLPLKRLEHYWRDGSSPGLKPLVCVMRYIGAIFCVSEPLVSPPTEKQVEAAVLGSPAASDDYFLAQSHLLFSIALYWREQPQASRLHMDTAVAMALESGMFLRDFAARHAPDDPVLAECIRRTWWQIYIVDAYYAAIKRSSTFRANTVEPTTELPCEEAEYELGTIPTPKTLADFDAREFAPDDSAFSSFAHLIGGVHGMASAMERANSIINPSSASLGTSSLKVLDVADAVLDGWMLLLPETKRSPLSADGEVDELIFQALMAVYATTVGLHRPFSKCSFDQLECISGCSTAGDGQQGSPRPPAELEAVHTAKCINAAEAQIRLLALPAGGSSTHSPFTVCMLTTGTLALLSACKFILQDQKLAIARDQLRLSIGYHKAMAGVWTKAAKNLEEVQTIAREVLMLSPGRPRGGNGQRASPRFISSVATQPPNPQSMSPQMGANGQDAFSAGYLDVTNGLWDGSSDGLLTLPCQWWMFPPETD from the exons ATGTCGAACCGCAGCAACccctcaccgccgccgccgcagcagcagcaacgggatgccggcggcccgcccgtgacgcccgccgggcccgccagcagctacaccaccaccagcatggatgacgatgccgagcagcagccaggcggcgttggcataaagggcggcggcggcggcaacggagGCGTGCGAGTGTcgctggcctgcctgccctgccgaTCCCGGCACGTCCGgtgcgacgccgcgcagcccgtcTGCGAGCGCTGCACCGTCGAGGGCCGGGAGTGTCGATATGCAAAGTCCCGGCGAGGTGGGCTGGACCGCGCCGCGTTGGCCGCACGCCGGTcccgcgtcgagcaggcccaggcggccgccgccgccggcagcccGAACAACCTGGATGCCGTGCCGCGCTCCGGCGGTGATGAAGGTCTCACGCTCGATATGCCTCCCATCCAGTCCGTCCAGGCACCTcaccagcaacaacaacagcagcaacagcaacagcatcatcaccaccaacacttcggcggcatgggcacTCTCTTCACGCCTCCGGCCGAGCCTCACCCTTCGGACACGTCGCCGCCTACCATGCTGGGCCAGCCACCGCCCCTCTCCGTCGCCAACGACTCGCTCATCCACCTCTACTACAAGTGCTTCCACCGCTTCCACCCCTGCGTGCTACCCCTCAAGCGACTGGAGCACTACTGGCGAGATGGGTCATCGCCCGGCCTCAAGCCGCTGGTCTGCGTGATGCGCTACATCGGGGCCATCTTCTGCGTCTCCGAACCCCtggtgtcgccgccaaccgaaaagcaggtcgaggccgcggtCCTGGGGTCACCGGCGGCTAGCGACGACTACTTCCTGGCCCAGAGCCATCTGCTCTTCTCCATCGCCCTGTACTGGCGCGAGCAACCGCAGGCATCGCGGTTGCACATGGACACGGCggtcgccatggcgctcgAGTCGGGCATGTTCCTGCGTGACTTTGCCGCGAGGCATGCCCCCGACGATCCGGTGCTGGCCGAGTGCATCCGCAGGACGTGGTGGCAGATTtacatcgtcgacgcctaCTACGCCGCCATCAAGCGCTCGAGCACCTTCCGAGCCAACACGGTTgagccgacgacggagctGCCCTGCGAGGAAGCTGAATACGAGCTTGGG ACTATCCCGACGCCAAAGACACTCGCCGATTTTGACGCGCGAGAATTCGCCCCAGACGACAGCGCCTTCTCATCGTTCGCGCACCTCATtggcggcgtccacggcatggcctcggccatggaGAGGGCGAACAGTATCATCAATccctcatcggcctcgctgGGTACGTCGTCACTCAAGGTGCTTGAcgttgccgacgccgtgctcgacgggTGGATGCTGCTCCTGCCCGAGACCAAGAGGAGCCCTCTGTCGGCGGATGGCGAGGTAGATGAGCTCATCTTCCAGGCGCTCATGGCCGTCTACGC AACGACGGTCGGCCTGCACAGACCATTCTCCAAATGCTCCTTCGACCAGCTCGAGTGCATATCCGGTTGCTCGAcggcaggcgacggccagcagggctcgccacgaccgcccgccgagctggaggcggtCCACACGGCGAAATGCATcaacgcggccgaggcgcagatacgactcctcgccctgccggccggcggctcgtccACCCACTCCCCCTTCACCGTGTGCATGCTCACGACCGGCACGCTCGCGCTCCTCTCGGCGTGCAAGTTCATCCTCCAGGACCAGAagctcgccatcgcccgcgaccAGCTCCGCCTCAGCATCGGGTACCacaaggccatggcgggcgtctggacaaaggcggccaagaaccTCGAGGAGGTCCAGACCATCGCTCGCGAGGTGCTCATGCTTTCGCCCGGGAGGCCTCGCGGGGGCAACGGCCAGCGAGCGTCACCGAGGTTCATCTCTTCCGTCGCGACTCAGCCGCCCAACCCGCAGAGCATGTCACCGCAGATGGGCGCGAATGGTCAGGACGCATTCTCGGCAGGCTATCTCGACGTCACAAACGGGCTATGGGAtggcagcagcgacggcctcTTAACATTGCCGTGCCAATGGTGGATGTTCCCGCCCGAGACGGACTGA
- a CDS encoding uncharacterized protein (COG:E~COG:G~EggNog:ENOG503P03G~TransMembrane:11 (o44-65i77-96o116-141i148-167o173-192i199-220o232-253i265-287o293-313i320-338o372-392i)): MSLPSPSTASRPSTTSSMTALSISKGDGDDGPPWDAPEKPVAAAAWQAPFGIMSWIFLSNLTILLNKWLIDNAGFRYPILLACWHFAFTSVVIHILARTTSLLDSRHSLHITPRIYARTIVPIGVCFSLSIICSNVVYLYLSVAFIQMLNAANPVAVLVVSWIWGVTDPSTSTLLNMLLIVAGAAIASFGEIQFSTIGFAFQAGGIVFGAIRLVMIQVLVSRKGMRMDPLVGLYYFGPACAVMTLAAALFIEVPRFRMDHLIDAGVGMLVLNAAVAFMLNVTTVYLVGRTSGLVMALTGIFKNILLIAASVVIWNTKITLIQAVGYSLALVGLIYHWVGGDQLAKGYRAAARGIFGASQGSPLFGSSAQRRAAMTAGCLFCLGTLALAYRIWEADRAL, translated from the exons atgtcgctgccctcgccgtcgacggcttcccgtccgtcgacgacgtcgtccatgacggcgcTGAGCATCAgcaagggcgacggcgacgatggtcCCCCGTGGGATGCGCCCGAGAAGCCtgttgcggctgcggcctggCAGGCGCCCTTTGGCATCAT GTCCTGGATCTTCTTGTCAAACCTGACCATCTTACTTAACAAGTGGCTCATTGACAATGCCGGGTTCC GTTACC CTATCCTCCTGGCCTGCTGGCACTTCGCCTTTACCTCCGTCGTAATACACATCCTCGCCCGCACCACCAGCCTGCTCGACTCGCGCCACTCTCTTCACATCACGCCGCGCATCTATGCCCGCACCATTGTCCCCATTGGCGTGTGTTTCTCCCTCTCCATCATCTGCTCCAATGTCGTCTACCTCTATCTCTCCGTCGCCTTCATCCAAAtgctcaacgccgccaacccagtcgccgtcctcgtcgtttCGTGGATCTGGGGCGTCACTGACCCGAGCACGTCGACTCTGCTCAACATGCTCCTCATcgttgccggcgctgccATCGCCTCCTTTGGGGAGATTCAGTTCTCGACCATCGGCTTCGCTttccaggccggcggcatcgtcttTGGCGCCATCCGCCTTGTCATGATCCAGGTGCTCGTCAGCCGCAAAGGCATGCGCATGGACCCGCTCGTCGGATTGTACTACTTTGGCCCTGCGTGCGCCGTCATGaccctggccgcggccctcTTCATCGAGGTTCCTCGATTCCGCATGGACCATTTGATAGATGCGGGCGTTGGCATGCTTGTCCTCAATGCGGCCGTAGCATTCATGCTCAACGTCACCACCGTCTACCTG GTCGGCCGAACCTCTGGCCTCGTCATGGCACTGACGGGCATCTTCAAGAACATATTGCTCATCGCGGCATCTGTTGTCATATGGAACACCAAGATCACGCTCATCCAGGCCGTGGGCTAtagcctcgccctcgtcggcctgaTATACCATTGGGTCGGCGGGGACCAGCTGGCAAAGGGCTatagggcggcggcaaggggtATTTTCGGCGCCTCGCAAGGCTCCCCTCTTTTCGGATCGAGTGCACAGCGACGCGCTGCCATGACGGCCGGTTGTCTGTTTTGCCTTGGAACGCTGGCCCTTGCATATAGAATATGGGAGGCGGACAGGGCTCTGTAG
- a CDS encoding uncharacterized protein (TransMembrane:4 (i42-62o122-141i162-183o189-208i)~COG:S~EggNog:ENOG503P47Q): MPSPIVDATLQATALSAASNLCAQFIDAYQHQRAFRLDLSQLFRFLVLTLLTAPPNFIWQQFLERKLPAYPSDARAQNKKPPRDVELKALEEATAGNNPSSGRDGGPSAAPRFSLRNTLAKWFIDCITVGAVMNTVAFLALMGLLKGQHRSQIWHNIKTETVPIIVAGYKIWPIASIVSFSFVPVRRRIVFLSVVGLIWGIYMSLVAARV; encoded by the exons ATGCCATCACCGATCGTGGACGCGACCCTGCAGGCCACGGCCCTCTCTGCAGCGTCCAACCTCTGCGCCCAGTTCATCGACGCCTATCAACACCAG CGCGCCTTTCGACTGGACTTGTCGCAGCTGTTCCGGTTCCTCGTTCTCACGCTGttgaccgcgccgcccaactTCATCTGGCAGCAGTTCCTCGAGAGGAAGCTCCCGGCGTACCCGTCCGATGCCCGCGCGCAGAacaagaagccgccgcgagaCGTGGAGCTCAAGGCGCTGGAGGAGGCCACCGCCGGCAACAATCCCAGTAGTGGCCGTGATGGagggccctcggcggcgccccgctTCAGCTTGCGCAACACGCTGGCCAAGTGGTTCATCGACTGCATCACCGTAGGCGCCGTGATGAACACGGTTGCCTTTCTGGCGCTCATGGGCTTGCTCAAGGGCCAGCACCGGTCCCAGATCTGGCACAACATCAAGACC GAAACGGTACCGATCATTGTAGCGGGCTACAAGATCTGGCCGATTGCATCCATCGTGAGCTTCAGCTTCGTGCCGGTGCGTCGTCGGATTGTCTTTTTGAGCGTGGTCGGGCTCATTTGGGGCATCTACATGAgcctcgtcgcggcacgTGTTTGA
- a CDS encoding uncharacterized protein (EggNog:ENOG503P206~SECRETED:SignalP(1-18~SECRETED:cutsite=TLA-GQ~SECRETED:prob=0.4181)~COG:B), whose protein sequence is MHSRRILAGMCSVGTTLAGQLHFISEEICLRSPLSPSQCRLSGPDGFHHGLMQSTHDIGGSTAAPPFSWDFKPRCVTASDPEDDEPYCLYSSHSFAGGRGISIVTTPDRIESILQMSAFAQSNSSHDLNTQATPPFEERELPGRGRGLIANKTVLRGDRLFAYTPVLLLDDEAYEALSEEEWIDLETAAVEQLPAATRAEFWKLYGQPLGNPVSDRINTNAFEIETADGTYYGVFPEIARLNHDCRPNAAYFFDQQSFTHYVHVVTTVAPGTELTITYVDPHMSRSQRRRQLSSSWGFECSCSLCTAHPSLGQESDSRLKQINALNEKLEKSSALGSSDAARALISLYEQERIHAAASTAHRFAAKAFCAEGRRWETIAHARLATELTMLDEGFHDEEVGAMRRLAEEPHTQSCWPGVAPPNATIEAAWAGNFL, encoded by the exons ATGCACTCAAGGCGGATTCTAGCCGGCATGTGCTCCGTCGGCACGACACTAGCTGGCCAACTACACTTCATATCGGAAGAGATATGCCTACGATCACCACTTTCACCGTCCCAGTGCCGACTTAGTGGGCCAGACGGTTTCCATCATGGCCTAATGCAAAGTACGCACGATATTGGCGGCTCGACTGCAGCACCGCCGTTTTCATGGGACTTCAAGCCACGATGCGTCACCGCCAGCGACCCGGAAGACGATGAGCCCTATTGTCTGTATTCGTCGCACTCcttcgccggcgggcggggtaTATCGATCGTGACAACTCCCGACCGTATCGAGTCCATTCTGCAGATGTCGGCATTCGCCCAGTCCAATTCATCGCATGATCTTAACACGCAGGCAACCCCGCCGTTCGAGGAAAGAGAGCTcccggggcgcggccgggggTTGATTGCAAACAAGACGGTACTCCGCGGCGACCGACTGTTTGCGTACACtccggtgctgctgctagaTGATGAGGCATACGAAGCCCTGAGCGAAGAAGAGTGGATCGATCttgagacggcggcggttgagCAACTTCCCGCGGCCACCAGGGCGGAATTTTGGAAGCTATACGGCCAACCGTTGGGGAACCCAGTCAGCGACCGGATCAATACAAACGCCTTTGAGATTGAAACCGCTGATGGCACATACTATGGCGTGTTTCCAGAAATTGCA CGCCTCAATCACGACTGCCGGCCCAACGCTGCCTACTTTTTCGACCAGCAGAGCTTCACGCATTACGTGCATGTCGTAACGACCGTGGCGCCTGGCACCGAGCTCACCATTACCTACGTCGATCCCCACATGTCCCgctcgcagcggcggcggcagctgtcCAGTTCATGGGGCTTCGAGTGCTCCTGCAGCCTCTGCACCGCCCATCCGAGCCTGGGCCAGGAGTCAGACTCGCGGCTGAAGCAGATCAATGCCCTGAAcgagaagctggagaagtcctcggcgttggggtcgagcgacgcggcgagaGCATTGATCAGCCTGTACGAGCAGGAACGCAtacacgccgccgcgagcaccGCACACCGGTTCGCGGCGAAGGCATTTTGCGCCGAGGGTCGCCGGTGGGAGACGATCGCCCACGCGCGACTCGCGACTGAACTTAccatgctcgacgaggggttccacgacgaggaggtcGGGGCCATGAGACGCCTGGCGGAGGAACCTCACACGCAGTCGTGTTGGCCCGGGGTGGCTCCTCCCAATGCGACTATAGAGGCCGCTTGGGCTGGCAACTTCTTGTAA